In Ectothiorhodosinus mongolicus, one DNA window encodes the following:
- a CDS encoding porin codes for MKKTVLAFAVAAAMGVPAVAAADTTLYGRFNVSLDHVDDGANKETLMTNNSTRWGIRGSEDLGGGLKGVFQIESAVGFAGNSSTDVGGRNTYVGLGGDFGEVRLGRHDTAYKLSTLRMNFFADTNGDMYNVFGTVGGGATTGETGFYDRQDNTIFYQSPNINGFSAMATYSMDSSVASNEISSDGKKVLSLAGTYAQGPMVLMAAYQKKDEAFGAGEDGVAWKIGGTYVIDDVTLTAGYENIDNDTNSRGAFHLGARYSLGQTYLMASYTQANDLVSDDGAKMYALGAGYNLSRRTGVYAVYAQLKNDSVDGLYNMNKTGSGNGFNIASGEDTAKSFQVGVWHNF; via the coding sequence ATGAAGAAAACTGTACTGGCATTTGCCGTTGCAGCCGCCATGGGCGTTCCCGCCGTAGCCGCTGCTGATACCACCCTGTATGGCCGTTTCAACGTGTCTTTGGACCATGTTGACGATGGCGCCAACAAAGAAACTCTGATGACCAATAACTCAACACGTTGGGGTATTCGCGGATCTGAAGATCTTGGCGGTGGCCTTAAGGGTGTGTTCCAGATTGAGTCTGCTGTTGGGTTTGCGGGTAATTCTTCCACTGATGTTGGTGGGCGTAACACATACGTAGGTTTAGGTGGTGATTTCGGTGAAGTTCGTTTAGGTCGCCACGATACCGCTTACAAGTTATCCACGCTTCGTATGAATTTCTTCGCTGACACCAACGGCGATATGTACAACGTGTTTGGTACTGTTGGTGGAGGCGCAACAACGGGGGAGACTGGCTTCTATGACCGTCAAGACAACACCATTTTTTACCAGAGCCCCAATATCAATGGCTTTAGTGCGATGGCGACCTACTCAATGGATTCGTCAGTAGCCTCAAACGAAATCAGCAGTGACGGTAAAAAAGTTCTTTCCTTAGCGGGTACCTACGCTCAAGGTCCTATGGTCCTGATGGCTGCATATCAGAAAAAAGATGAGGCTTTCGGTGCAGGCGAAGACGGGGTCGCATGGAAAATCGGTGGCACGTATGTTATCGATGACGTCACTTTGACTGCCGGTTATGAAAACATCGATAACGACACCAATAGTCGTGGCGCCTTCCATCTGGGTGCTCGTTATAGCTTGGGTCAAACGTACTTGATGGCTTCTTACACCCAAGCCAACGATCTAGTTAGCGACGATGGTGCCAAAATGTACGCTTTGGGAGCAGGCTATAACCTTAGTCGTCGCACGGGCGTTTATGCGGTTTATGCTCAACTGAAGAATGACAGTGTCGATGGTTTATACAATATGAACAAAACCGGTTCAGGCAATGGATTCAATATCGCCAGTGGAGAAGACACTGCGAAAAGCTTCCAAGTCGGTGTGTGGCACAACTTCTAA
- a CDS encoding porin, translating to MTSQRKPKTRQVGLFQRSAGPNQWGRAPVLSQMGSYPSPQPNGVVPHRREKNKSVPISLKARAALYFAIMANRRINKSLLAASMAALACVPATALASGAMTANTATTAETRLQAWHESSSNWLMGGALIGAPETTPLFGAPDPLARRNENRVRYLSPSFEGLRVMSSYTTDFAHTRSPHSEEPEINAYSLAAAYEFGPLFLTAGYERLSSVTLRTGEDDADAGSSRINPSAWKLGGAYQMDDLILAAAYERLEVPSSISSSRNTWHLGARYGLGQAYLMGSFSQSGDNDLRDMSFDSWALGGGWDFSKRTGLYAFYAQMDGDDRSLSGLFGQGGSQGRGMNSGLADSDNPASGRSQKATGFQVGIWHHF from the coding sequence ATGACTAGCCAAAGAAAACCCAAAACCCGACAGGTAGGCCTATTTCAACGATCAGCGGGCCCAAACCAGTGGGGTCGTGCCCCAGTCCTCAGCCAAATGGGGTCGTACCCCAGTCCTCAGCCAAATGGGGTCGTACCCCATCGGAGAGAGAAAAATAAATCTGTCCCCATTTCATTAAAAGCGCGGGCTGCGCTATATTTCGCCATTATGGCCAACCGTCGCATCAACAAGTCGCTGCTCGCTGCCTCCATGGCGGCGCTCGCCTGCGTGCCTGCGACGGCCCTAGCCAGCGGCGCCATGACCGCTAACACAGCCACGACTGCCGAAACCCGCCTGCAGGCCTGGCACGAATCCAGCAGCAACTGGCTCATGGGCGGCGCCCTCATCGGCGCCCCTGAAACCACCCCCCTGTTCGGCGCGCCCGACCCGCTGGCTCGGCGCAACGAAAACCGCGTCCGCTACCTCAGCCCCTCATTTGAAGGCCTGCGCGTCATGAGCTCGTACACCACCGATTTCGCCCACACGCGCTCACCCCACAGCGAAGAGCCCGAAATCAACGCCTACTCACTGGCGGCCGCCTACGAATTCGGGCCGCTGTTTCTCACCGCCGGCTATGAGCGCCTGAGCTCGGTCACCCTGCGCACCGGTGAAGACGACGCCGATGCCGGCAGCAGCCGCATCAACCCCAGCGCCTGGAAGCTCGGCGGCGCCTACCAGATGGATGACCTGATCCTGGCCGCCGCCTACGAGCGCCTAGAAGTACCCTCGAGTATCAGCAGCAGCCGCAACACCTGGCATCTGGGCGCGCGCTATGGTTTGGGTCAGGCCTACCTGATGGGCTCATTCAGTCAGTCGGGCGACAACGACCTGCGCGACATGAGCTTTGATTCCTGGGCCCTTGGCGGCGGTTGGGACTTCTCCAAGCGCACCGGACTTTATGCCTTCTATGCACAGATGGACGGCGACGATCGTTCGCTCTCTGGCCTGTTCGGTCAGGGCGGCAGTCAGGGCAGGGGCATGAACAGCGGCTTAGCCGACAGCGACAACCCTGCTAGCGGCCGCAGCCAAAAAGCCACGGGCTTCCAGGTAGGTATCTGGCATCACTTTTGA